In Dietzia sp. ANT_WB102, the sequence GCGCCGACGAGCAGGGCGTGACGTTTTTTACGACGACGACGTCCCGCAAGGGCACGCAGCTGGCCCAGACGGGGTACGCGTCTGTCACCTTCCCGTGGTTGGTCACCGAGCGTCAGGTCCACATCGAGGGCGCCTGCCATCCCATCGACCGGGCGGACAGTCTCGCGTACTGGCGCACGCGGCCCCGGGGGTCGCAGGTGTCGGCCTGGGCCTCGGAGCAGTCCCGGCCGGCGGCGTCCGTCGAGGAGTTGGAGTCGTTGTATGCGACCGCCGAGCGGCGACTGGCCGACGTCGACGACGTGCCCATGCCCGACCGCTGGGGTGGATTCCGGCTCGTTCCGGAGCGGGTGGAGTTCTGGCAGGGGGGCCCTGACCGCTTCCATGACCGCGTCGAGTGCCGGTTGGCGGAGGGCCGGTGGACTGCCCGCAGACTTCAGCCCTGACCCGTCGCGTGGGCCGGCGGGGGGAGGGCGGCAGAACGCTCTGCAAACCGCGGTCAGCCGCCACGGTAGGGTGTGGCACAGCACATTCGTGGCGGGACTTGGCCGCCGGGACCAGTCGTCGGAGAGGGAATCGCGTGACCGCAGGCTCGAACGGTTCGGACCGCAATGCAACACTGTCCTACCCCGGCGGTGAGCTCGAACTCGATGTGGTGGAAGCGACCTGCGGGAGCGACGCGGTGCAGCTGGGTTCGCTCCTGGCCGACACAGGGATGACCACCCTGGACGTCGGATTCGTCAACACCTCCGCGTGCACCTCCTCGATCACGTACATCGACGGCGCCGAGGGCATCCTCCGCCACCGCGGGTACCCCATCGACCAGCTCGCGGGCAACGCGTCGTTCCTCGAGGTCTCCTACCTCCTCATCTACGGTGAGGACCCCACTGAGGCCCAGCTCGCCGAGTTCACCGAAAAGGTCCTCGGTGAGACGTCGCTGCCCGGTCAGATGATGCCGCTGCTGCAGGCCTTCCCCCGCGACACCCACCCGATGCCCGTCCTATCCGCCGGCGTGAGCCTCTTCGGTACGCACGGCGACGACCTTGACATCGACGACCCCAAGGCCGTCGACCTGGCGACTGCGCGGCTGTTGGGCCGCGGCCCGACGCTGGCGGCCGCCATCGAGCGCATCCGCAACGGTCACGAGGCCATCGACCCGGACCCGTCGCTCGGGTACGTCCGCAACTTCCTGCGCATGACCTTCGGCCCGGACTACGAGATCACGGACGAGGTCGCGGACGCGCTCGACATGCTCCTGGTCCTGCACTCCGACCACGAGCAGAACTGCTCCACCTCGACCGTCCGCATGGTCGGGTCCTCCGAGGCTCCGCTCTACTCCTCGATCACCGGTGGCATCAACGCCCTCTACGGCCCGCTGCACGGTGGCGCCAACCAGGCCGTGCTCGAGATGCTCGAGCGGATCAACTCGGAGGGCGGGGACGCCACCGACTACATGGACCGGGTCAAGAACAAGGTCGACGGCGTCAAGCTCATGGGCTTCGGACACCGCGTCTACAAGAGCTATGACCCGCGCGCCCAGATTGCTAAGAAGCACGCACACTCGCTGCTCTCGCAGAGCAACGATCCCCTCCTGGAGATCGCGCTCAAGCTCGAGGAGACGGCGCTGGCCGACGACTACTTCGTGGAGCGCAAGCTCTACCCGAATGTCGACTTCTACACCGGTCTCATCTACCGTGCAATGGGCTTCCCGACGGACATGTTCACCGTGCTGTTCGCGCTCGGACGTATGCCGGGGTGGATCGCGCACTGGCGCGAGATGCGGGAGGATCCGTCCACCAAGATCAACCGCCCGCGCCAGGTCTACACCGGCCCGGCCGAGCGAAGCTTCACCCCGATCAGCCAGCGCTGAACCCGGGAACCTGACTCCAGGAGGAGACACCATGGACAAGCCCGAGATCGACCTGCCGAAGGGCCCCGCGCCCACTGACCTCGTTGCCGAGGACCTCACGGTGGGAGAGGGCGCCGAGGCGGTCGCCGGCGGCAACGTCACCGTCCACTACGTGGGCGTCGACTACGAGACCGGAGAGCAGTTCGACTCCTCCTGGGACCGCGGCGAGTCCATCACCTTCCCGCTCAACGGACTCATCCAGGGCTGGCAGGAAGGCATCCCGGGTATGAAGGTCGGCGGTCGCCGCCAGCTCGTGATCCCGCCGGACAAGGCTTACGGTACCTCCGCGGCACTGCACCCCCTCGGTGGCAAGACCCTGGTCTTCGTCATCGATCTGCTCGAGGCCTGAGCAGCCGGCTGCACTGCAGCCAGCGGCGCCCCGCCCACCCGTCTCCGGGAGGGCGGGGCGCCGTCGTCTGTGGCGTCCTCCCTCTGGGGTGCGCTACAGAAATGCCCGAAATAGGGGTGGTTGCGCAAGGAGGTTGGACCACACAGGCAGCGTAATTCTGGTGGCGATCCCCTCCTCGGACGTCCTACTTCTGCGGTCGGAGGAAGGGCGCCAACGCGTCGAGCACCGCTGGGTCCTCGATCGTCGAGGGCACCACCACGTCCTGCTGTCCGTCGGCGATCTGGCGCATGGTCTTGCGCAGGATCTTGCCCGAGCGGGTTTTGGGCAGACCCTGGACCACCGTGCAGTCCCGGAATGTGGCCACCGCCCCGATCTCCTCCCGCACCATCGCCACCAGCTCGGCGCGCAGCTCCTCGGGATCCCGGACCTGGCCGGACTTGAGGACCACGTACCCGACGGGTCGCTGCCCCTTCAGTTCGTCCTTGACCCCGATCACGGCGGCCTCCGCCACGGCCGGATGGGTCGCGATGACTGCCTCCATCGATCCGGTCGACAACCGGTGGCCGGCCACATTGATCACGTCGTCGGTCCTGCCCATCACGTAGACGTAGCCGTCCTCGTCGACGTACCCGCCGTCACCGGTCGAGTAGTAGCCGTCGAAGACCGTCATGTACGAGGAGACGAATCGCTCGTCGTCCTCCCACAGTCCGGCCAGCGTCCCCGGCGCCATGGGCAACTTGATGGCGAGATTCCCTTCTTCGCCGGCGGGCACAGGGTTGCCCTCGCCATCGAGCACGTGCAGGTCATACCCAGGCACCGGAACGGTGGGCGAGCCGGGCTTGATCGGCATCGGCTCCAGGCCTCGCAGGTTGGACGCGATCGGCCACCCGGTCTCGGTCTGCCACCAGTTGTCCACCACCGGCTTGCCGAGCTTATCGGTGGCCCACTGGTAGGTGTCCGGATCCAGTCGCTCTCCCGCGCAGAATAGTGTCCGCATGGACGACAGGTCGTACTTGCCGATCTCGACGCCCTCCGGATCTTCCTTGCGCACCGCCCGGACAGCGGTCGGGGCGGTGAACAGCGCGGTCGCACGGTGTTCAGACGCAACCCGCCAGAACGCCCCGGCATCAGGTGTGCCCACGGGTTTGCCCTCGTAGAGGATGGACGTCGCCCCGATCAACAGTGGCGCGTAGACGATGTACGAGTGGCCGACCACCCAGCCCACGTCAGAAGCGGTCCACCACACCTCACCCGGTCGGACGCCATAGATGTTCCACATCGACCACGCGAGCGCCACCGCGTGCCCGCCGTTGTCCCGGACGACGCCCTTGGGCAACCCCGTCGTGCCGGAGGTGTAGAGGATGTAGAGGGGGTCGGTGGCCTTCACCGGCACCGGCGCCGCCCGCTCGGACGCGGCGACGGCATCATCCCAGTAGTTCCAGGTGGTGCGCGGTGACTCCGGGAAGACCTCGTCGGGGAATTGATCGTGACGCGGTGCCACGATCACCGACCCGGGGGTGTGGCTGGCGAGTTCGAGGGCCTTGGCCACCATGGGGAAGTACGGAACCTTGCGGGTCGGCTCGATGCCGCCGTGCGAGGTGACGATGACCTTGGGGCGCGCATCATCGATACGGATGGCCAACTCCGGGGCGGCGAAGCCGCCGAAGACGACCGAGTGCACCGCCCCCAGTCGGGCGCAGGCGAGCATTGCTACAGCGGCGCGCGGAACCATCGGCATATAGATGACGACCCTGTCGCCCTTGCCCACGCCCTCGGCCGCCAGCGCGCCCGCGAACTCCTCGACCTGCACCAGGAGTTGGGCGTAGGTGATGGTCTCCTTGGTCCCGGTCACCGCGGAGTCGTAGATGAACGCGGCCTGATCCCCCCTTCCCGCCTCGACGTGCCGGTCCACGCAGTTGTAGGAGGTGTTCAACTCCCCGTCCGGGAACCAGCGGTAGAACGGAGGACGAGAACCGTCGATCGCCCTGGTGGGGGGCGTGGTCCAGTCGATGTCCTCAGCGACACTGAGCCAGAACGCGTCGGGATCGCTGATCGAACGCCGGTGTGCGGCGGTGTAGGCCGAGGTGGTGGAGTCGGACATCGAGAGTTCCCCTCACTGACGGGAGTGCCCGCCGACTGGGCCGGAGGGCTGTGACAGGACTCACTCTAACGGCAGGCCCAGTTCTCGATACCTCATCATCCGCTCGGCGTACCTCCGCTCAGGGGGGCGCCTGCGCACGTCGACGAGGGCTGCAGCGACGGCGTCCGCCATTCGGTCACAGAACGCGTCCGGTTCGTCAGCGGCGTCGGGCTTCTCCGGAACAACCACGTCCACGATTCCGGCCGACAACAGGTCGGCGGAAGTGATCCCCTGTGAGCGTGCGACCTCCGGGGCCCGAGTGGTCTCGTGGTGGAGGATGGCACTGGCGCCCTCCGGTGGGAGTGGGGCGAGCCAGCCGTGCCTCGCGCACAAGACCCGGTCGGCCGGGAGTAGTGCGAGCGCAGCCCCGCCGGTGCCCTGGCCGAGGATCACCGAGACGGTCGGGGTGGGCAAGGTGACAAGGTCTGCCAGACTTCGGGCGATCTCACCCGCCAAGCCGCCCTCTTCCGCCTCCCGGGACAGCGCCGCCCCCCGAGTGTCGATGAGCAATACCAGGGGGACACCCATCTCGGCCGCGATCCGCATCCCGCGGCGGGCCGACCGCAACGCAGACGGCCCGAGTGGGTGCCTCTCGTTCTCCGCGTCGCGGTCCTGGGCCAGGACGACCGCGGACTGCCCACGGAAGCGAGCCAGCGAGAGTAGAAGGGACCCGCTGTCTTCACCCTGCCCAGTCCCGGACAGGGCAACCCTGTTCGGAGCCACCCGGTCGAGGAAGTCGAACGCGCCCGGCCGGTCGTGCCGGCGCGACCGGGTGATCGAGTCCCAGGCGTCCGGCGGAGCGCCGTCGTCGGACTCGGGCTCAGGCACAGGCCCGTGCGGCGGGACCGGTTCATCCGCCGAGGGTGGGTCCTGACACAGCACCTGTAGGGCCCGCGCTGTGAGGTCGCGCAACCCCTCGGGGGGGAGTACGCCGTCGATCATCCCGCGCCGCGCAAGGTTCTCGGAGACCTGGACGCCGTCGGGGAAGGGGGTGTCGTAGAGGGCCTCGTACACACGGGGCCCGAGGAATCCGATGAGTGCACCGGGCTCCGCGACGGACACGTGGCCCAGCGAGCCCCATGACGCGAACACCCCGCCGGTGGTCGGGTGCCGGAGATAAACGAGGTACGGGAGACCTGCCGTCTTGTGGCCGGCCACCGCGGCCGAGATCTTGACCATCTGGAGGAAGGCGATCGTGCCCTCCTGCATCCGGGTCCCACCGGAGGTGGGGGAGGCCAGGATGGGCAGCCCCTCGGCGGTCGCCCGCTCTACCGCGGAAACGATCCGTTCGGCGGCAGAGATCCCGATGGATCCGGCCAGAAAATCGAACTCGCAGGCGATGAGCACCACCCGTCTGCCCAGCAGCGTCCCCTCACCAGTGATGACGGATTCGTCCACCCCCGACTTCTCGCCTGCCCGCTGCAGGGCGGCCTGGTACCCGGGTACCGACTCCACCTGGGGCGGGCGCACCGGAGTACCGTCCCAGGATCGGAACGAACCGTCGTCCAGGACCATGTCGAGGATCTGTAGAGCTCCCGTTCTCGCCATGACCGCATCGTACGGTGGAGGCGACTACCAGCCGGTATCCTCAGCCCAGGGATACGCCGCCGCACCCCCGATCCCCAAGAGGAGGCCTCGTCGCCATGATCGTCACCCGCAGGGACGGCGCAGTCGCTGTCATCACCATCGACCGCCACGAGACCCGCAACGCTCTCGACGCCGAGGTGTGTACCGGCCTACGCGAGGCCGTCGAGGCTGCAGGCGCAGAGGCGGACGCTGAGAACCCCGTCCGCGTGATCGTCATCACGGGAGCGGGGACGGCGTTCTGTTCCGGCGCCGATCTGTCCGGCGGGGTGTACAACTCGGAGTTATATGACGTCCACGCTGGCATGCTCCGGGCCGTCGAAACCGTCCCGGTGCCGGTGATCGCGGCAGTCAACGGACCTGCGGTGGGCGCCGGGGTGCAGCTCGCGCTGGCCGCGGATCTCCGGGTGGTGGCACCGGGCGCGGTCTTCGCAGTCCCGGTTGTCAAGGTGGGACTGGCGCTCGACAACTGGACGATCAAGCGGCTCGCGAACGTCGTCGGCGGTGGCCACGCGCGCTCGGTGCTCATGACCGCCCGCCCCGTGGGTGCGGAGGAGGCGGCCCGGATGGGGCTGGCCAACGAGATCGGGGACTTGGACGCGGCCATGGACCTCGCCGCGGAACTCGCCCACTCCGCACCGCTGAGCCTGAGGCACATCAAGACCGTCATCAACGACGACGACGCGAGGCTGCTCCCGCGAGAGGAGCACACTCGACTCCAGCAGCGAGCGTGGAGTAGCGAGGACATGGCGGAGGCACGGGCCGCGCGCGCCGAGAAGCGGCCCCCCGTCTTCCGCGGTCGCTGAACCGCCACAACGCTGTCGAGATCCTGCCGCGGCGGGCCATCAGGTGCGCGAAGCGATGCTGTCGCCGCGGGAGGTTCCGTACGCGAACCTGGAGATCGCTGCTCCGGACACCGGCGCCATGTTCCTCGCATACCCCCTGGTGAACACCTCTGTGTCGATGGGTTTCGGGATCCCGGGCACGGACCGGAGTCGGATCGAGGCGCTCGTCGCCTCAGCACGCGCCGACCTCGGCACGTTCCCGGACGACGCGGCACTCGGGCTGTGGGCGTTCGGGGGTGCGGCCGGGCGGAACGTCAACCCCTATGCAGGACTTGCTGCTCTAGAGCGTCTCGATGCGGTCGGCGCCGACGGCACACACCGGGACGCCCTGCTCAGCAGCACTCAATCCGGGCACCCTCGCGGAGGTCTCCCGGGTGACCAGCGGCAGCAGCCACGTCGCCAGGACGCCCGACTAGATCGTCGGGGTGTTCGCGGAGGCGGTGGGGCGCCGGGTGCCTAAACCCACGTAACCCCGGACGAAGGTGGCGACACCCCACTGATGGGGGTGCAGCAACCTGGATGTTTCGGGGTGTCACAAGGGTTCGCGGGAAGTCTCCCTCCCGCAGCTGTGCTGCGTGTCACACTTTTGCCGTCACAGTATGTGAGGCGCATCACTACAGGGGTGTGCCGACGAGAACCCCGAAATGGAGGACCTCCGTGTCCCAACCAATCGAACCGCCGGCCGGGGGTGCATCGCGGCGAACCCCGGAAGCGGCGGAATTCACTGCGATGCAGTCCAGTCCGGCGTTCCAGGAACTGCGCAGCAAGTTCAGGGGGTTCGTCTTCCCCATGACGATCGCCTTCCTGGTTTGGTACTTCCTTTACGTCATCCTGGCGGTCTACGCCACTGACTTCATGGCCACCAAGGTGTTCGGCAATATCACCTGGGGCCTCATCATCGGGCTCGGGCAGTTCGTCACCACGTTCTTGATCACGTTTCTCTACATCCGGTTCGCCAACCGTGAGATCGATCCCCGCGCGCAAGCCATCCGTCTCGAGCTGGAAGGTGGGATCGCCTGATGGACTGGCTCATCAACATCAATGAACTTGTACCGGGCGAAAAGGTCGGCAGCACGCTGCTCAACATGATCGTGTTCGGCGTCTTCATCGTCATCACGATGACGCTGGTCCTCAGGGCCTCCAAGTCGACCAAGTCGACGAAGGACTTCTATACCGGCGGGTCCAGCTTCACCGGCCCGCAGAACGGTATCGCCATCGCGGGTGACTACCTGTCCGCGGCGTCATTCCTCGGGATCGCCGGCGCCATCGCGATCAACGGGTACGACGGCTTCCTCTACTCGATCGGCTTTCTCGTCGCGTGGCTCGTCGCGCTCATGCTCGTAGCCGAGCTCATGCGTAACACCGGCCGCTTCACCATGGCGGACGTGCTCAGTTTCCGGCTCAACCAGCGGCCCGTCCGTATGGCGGCCGCCCTGGCCACCCTCGCGGTGTGCCTGTTTTATCTCATCGCGCAGATGGCCGGCGCCGGTGGGCTCGTCGCCCTGTTGCTCAACATCGACGACTCCACGGGGCAGTCGATCGTCGTGGCCGTGGTGGGGCTCCTCATGATCGTCTATGTGCTCGTGGGCGGCATGAAGGGCACCACCTACGTGCAGATGGTCAAGGCGGTCCTGCTCGTCAGCGGCGTGTTGATCATGTGCATCATGGTCCTGGTCGCGGCGCGCGGCAACTTCTCCGCACTTCTCGGGGAAGCCGTGGCGAACTCGGGCAAGGACCTCCTGCAGCCGGGTCTGCAGTACGGTGCCACCGAGACCAGCAAGCTGGACTTCGTCTCCCTTTCGATCGCGCTGGTCTTCGGTACTGCGGGCCTACCGCATGTGCTCATGCGCTTCTACACGGTCCCCACTGCCAAGGAGGCCCGTCGATCTGTCACCTGGGCCATTGTGCTCATCGGTGGGTTCTACCTGTTCACGCTCGTCCTCGGCTTCGGTGCGGCGGCGATGGTGGGTCCCGAGGTCATCAAGGCAGCGCCCGGTGGCGTGAACTCGGCGGCACCACTGCTCGCGTTCGCTCTCGGTGGCGAGATCTTCCTCGGCATCATCTCGGCGGTGGCGTTCGCGACGATCCTCGCCGTGGTGGCGGGGCTCGCCATCACCGCGTCGGCATCGTTCGCGCACGATATCTACAACGGGGTGCTCAAGCGCGGCCAGGCCACGGAGAAGTCACAGCTCCGGGTCTCGCGGATCACGGTCGTCGTGATCGGACTGGTGTCGATCGTCATGGGTATCGGCGCCATGGGGCAGAACATCGCCTTCCTCGTGGCCTTGGCCTTCGCGATCGCCGCGTCTGCGAACCTACCGACGATCCTGTACTCGCTGTTCTGGAAACGCTTCAACACCACAGGGGCGTTGTTCTCGATGTACGGCGGGCTGATCAGCACCCTGGTGCTGATCGCCCTCTCTCCAGCGGTTTCCGGGAGTGAGAAGTCGATGATCTCCAGTGTCGATTTCTCCCTGTTCCCCCTCTCGAACCCGGGCATCGTGTCAATTCCGCTGGCGTTCCTGCTGGGCATCATCGGCACGTTCATCGGCAAGAAGGACGAGTTCCCGGAGAAGCGGATGGAGATGGAGGTTCGATCTCTCACCGGCGTCGGCGTGGAGAAAACCATCGCCCACTGACGCCCTCACATTGACGGGCCAGCTCCTGCGGCCCCCTCGTTCAGGCCCGCCGGCCGTCCTCGGACGGTCGGCGGGCCTCGTCGTCGGCCGCGAGGGACTACCCTCGGTGGGCACCACACCGATTCGGAGGCGGTAGAGATGTATCCCGGACAGGACGACCAGACCCGACGCTTGGGCCAGCAGCCCGACTCTCGTGCCTACTCGAGGATGGGTGGCGACCGGGCATTCGACCCCGCCTATGGCGACGGGTACGCGGCAGAGAGCGGATACGAGGCCGGATACGCGGCGCCACGGCGGGGCCCCGCTCTCGACGCCGGAAAGTTCGCTGGCAGCGTGGCCGCGACCGCCCTGGTCGCGGCAATCGCCGGATGGCTGATCGCCTGGGTGGTGGAGGCCGTGTTCTCCCGCTTCGGTCACCAGTGGGCCAACGGTGGGAACACGCCGACCATGTATGCCGTTTACGGGGCCGTTGCGGCGATTCTCGCCGGATTGCTCTGGTATCTGCTGCTGATAGGCACGGCCAATCCCCAGCAGTTTTTCTCGTGGACCGTCGGGTTGCTCATCGTCGCCGCTGTGGCGTTGCCGCTGCTCGTCACGGTGCCGTTCCTCGACGGTTTGGCGGCCGCGATCGTGCACCTGTTTATTGGTCTTCCGATCCTCGCATTGACCAGCGCGTTCTCGGCGACGCTCCGGCGCTGAGCGGTCTGCGGCGGCGGTGACCTGTGGTCGCCGCGGGTGGTGCCCCCGAGAGGAATCGAACCTCCGACACCGGCTTTAGGAGAGCCG encodes:
- the pdxH gene encoding pyridoxamine 5'-phosphate oxidase — protein: MEEPALEPADFDPMRVGYGLHARLDVADVDDGWLPLFTRWLEEAGRRGVREPNAMVLGTVGSDGRPSTRTVLCKGADEQGVTFFTTTTSRKGTQLAQTGYASVTFPWLVTERQVHIEGACHPIDRADSLAYWRTRPRGSQVSAWASEQSRPAASVEELESLYATAERRLADVDDVPMPDRWGGFRLVPERVEFWQGGPDRFHDRVECRLAEGRWTARRLQP
- a CDS encoding citrate synthase, whose amino-acid sequence is MTAGSNGSDRNATLSYPGGELELDVVEATCGSDAVQLGSLLADTGMTTLDVGFVNTSACTSSITYIDGAEGILRHRGYPIDQLAGNASFLEVSYLLIYGEDPTEAQLAEFTEKVLGETSLPGQMMPLLQAFPRDTHPMPVLSAGVSLFGTHGDDLDIDDPKAVDLATARLLGRGPTLAAAIERIRNGHEAIDPDPSLGYVRNFLRMTFGPDYEITDEVADALDMLLVLHSDHEQNCSTSTVRMVGSSEAPLYSSITGGINALYGPLHGGANQAVLEMLERINSEGGDATDYMDRVKNKVDGVKLMGFGHRVYKSYDPRAQIAKKHAHSLLSQSNDPLLEIALKLEETALADDYFVERKLYPNVDFYTGLIYRAMGFPTDMFTVLFALGRMPGWIAHWREMREDPSTKINRPRQVYTGPAERSFTPISQR
- a CDS encoding FKBP-type peptidyl-prolyl cis-trans isomerase, yielding MDKPEIDLPKGPAPTDLVAEDLTVGEGAEAVAGGNVTVHYVGVDYETGEQFDSSWDRGESITFPLNGLIQGWQEGIPGMKVGGRRQLVIPPDKAYGTSAALHPLGGKTLVFVIDLLEA
- a CDS encoding propionyl-CoA synthetase, producing the protein MSDSTTSAYTAAHRRSISDPDAFWLSVAEDIDWTTPPTRAIDGSRPPFYRWFPDGELNTSYNCVDRHVEAGRGDQAAFIYDSAVTGTKETITYAQLLVQVEEFAGALAAEGVGKGDRVVIYMPMVPRAAVAMLACARLGAVHSVVFGGFAAPELAIRIDDARPKVIVTSHGGIEPTRKVPYFPMVAKALELASHTPGSVIVAPRHDQFPDEVFPESPRTTWNYWDDAVAASERAAPVPVKATDPLYILYTSGTTGLPKGVVRDNGGHAVALAWSMWNIYGVRPGEVWWTASDVGWVVGHSYIVYAPLLIGATSILYEGKPVGTPDAGAFWRVASEHRATALFTAPTAVRAVRKEDPEGVEIGKYDLSSMRTLFCAGERLDPDTYQWATDKLGKPVVDNWWQTETGWPIASNLRGLEPMPIKPGSPTVPVPGYDLHVLDGEGNPVPAGEEGNLAIKLPMAPGTLAGLWEDDERFVSSYMTVFDGYYSTGDGGYVDEDGYVYVMGRTDDVINVAGHRLSTGSMEAVIATHPAVAEAAVIGVKDELKGQRPVGYVVLKSGQVRDPEELRAELVAMVREEIGAVATFRDCTVVQGLPKTRSGKILRKTMRQIADGQQDVVVPSTIEDPAVLDALAPFLRPQK
- a CDS encoding carboxyl transferase domain-containing protein, with the protein product MARTGALQILDMVLDDGSFRSWDGTPVRPPQVESVPGYQAALQRAGEKSGVDESVITGEGTLLGRRVVLIACEFDFLAGSIGISAAERIVSAVERATAEGLPILASPTSGGTRMQEGTIAFLQMVKISAAVAGHKTAGLPYLVYLRHPTTGGVFASWGSLGHVSVAEPGALIGFLGPRVYEALYDTPFPDGVQVSENLARRGMIDGVLPPEGLRDLTARALQVLCQDPPSADEPVPPHGPVPEPESDDGAPPDAWDSITRSRRHDRPGAFDFLDRVAPNRVALSGTGQGEDSGSLLLSLARFRGQSAVVLAQDRDAENERHPLGPSALRSARRGMRIAAEMGVPLVLLIDTRGAALSREAEEGGLAGEIARSLADLVTLPTPTVSVILGQGTGGAALALLPADRVLCARHGWLAPLPPEGASAILHHETTRAPEVARSQGITSADLLSAGIVDVVVPEKPDAADEPDAFCDRMADAVAAALVDVRRRPPERRYAERMMRYRELGLPLE
- a CDS encoding enoyl-CoA hydratase — translated: MIVTRRDGAVAVITIDRHETRNALDAEVCTGLREAVEAAGAEADAENPVRVIVITGAGTAFCSGADLSGGVYNSELYDVHAGMLRAVETVPVPVIAAVNGPAVGAGVQLALAADLRVVAPGAVFAVPVVKVGLALDNWTIKRLANVVGGGHARSVLMTARPVGAEEAARMGLANEIGDLDAAMDLAAELAHSAPLSLRHIKTVINDDDARLLPREEHTRLQQRAWSSEDMAEARAARAEKRPPVFRGR
- a CDS encoding DUF485 domain-containing protein — its product is MQSSPAFQELRSKFRGFVFPMTIAFLVWYFLYVILAVYATDFMATKVFGNITWGLIIGLGQFVTTFLITFLYIRFANREIDPRAQAIRLELEGGIA
- a CDS encoding cation acetate symporter; the protein is MDWLININELVPGEKVGSTLLNMIVFGVFIVITMTLVLRASKSTKSTKDFYTGGSSFTGPQNGIAIAGDYLSAASFLGIAGAIAINGYDGFLYSIGFLVAWLVALMLVAELMRNTGRFTMADVLSFRLNQRPVRMAAALATLAVCLFYLIAQMAGAGGLVALLLNIDDSTGQSIVVAVVGLLMIVYVLVGGMKGTTYVQMVKAVLLVSGVLIMCIMVLVAARGNFSALLGEAVANSGKDLLQPGLQYGATETSKLDFVSLSIALVFGTAGLPHVLMRFYTVPTAKEARRSVTWAIVLIGGFYLFTLVLGFGAAAMVGPEVIKAAPGGVNSAAPLLAFALGGEIFLGIISAVAFATILAVVAGLAITASASFAHDIYNGVLKRGQATEKSQLRVSRITVVVIGLVSIVMGIGAMGQNIAFLVALAFAIAASANLPTILYSLFWKRFNTTGALFSMYGGLISTLVLIALSPAVSGSEKSMISSVDFSLFPLSNPGIVSIPLAFLLGIIGTFIGKKDEFPEKRMEMEVRSLTGVGVEKTIAH